The following proteins are encoded in a genomic region of Liolophura sinensis isolate JHLJ2023 chromosome 5, CUHK_Ljap_v2, whole genome shotgun sequence:
- the LOC135465678 gene encoding ATP-binding cassette sub-family F member 3-like yields the protein MAAFGEVLQNSFPNLDPDLYSYVNGILEDGSDEIDTADDLHDAIGGILQQVDETKTEQDIQKICSRLYNMMKGSLEKSNGDHRRLDAPVFLGQAVEEKEEGGSIWIAKKENVTQVDQRKLDKAEAKIQKKLEKRSQPEISSRPEAPSMSDVATASQQINRKDERLDASGNNRSCDIRIEQFDVSFGNRTLITGADVHLIFGRRYGFVGRNGLGKTTLLKMISSRQLKIPSHISILHVEQEVVGDDTLALDSVLECDEKRHSLLQEEKQINAQLAKSSEAGKADAAISGRLNEIYHELEAMEADKAPAKAAVILCGLGFTTEMQQKMTKEFSGGWRMRLALARALFTKPDLLLLDEPTNMLDMKAIIWLENYLQTWPTTILVVSHDRSFLDAVATDILHIHSQRIDTYRGNYEVFHKTRDEKLKNQQREFEAQKQYRDHIQVFIDRFRYNANRASQVQSKLKLLEKLPELKPVEKESEVILKFQDCDKLSPPILQLDEVEFYYNKDHVIFSNICVNANMGSRICIVGENGAGKTTLLKLLLGSLDPVRGIRHVHRSLRIGYFSQHHVDQLDMGASSVELLATRFPGKPVEVYRSFLGSFGVTGELATRPVGTLSGGQKSRVALATMSMTMPNFLILDEPTNHLDMETIEALGKALEKFQGGVVLVSHDERLIRMVCTEMWVVRGGTVRSLEGGFDEYKKSVEEELELQSR from the exons ATGGCAGCCTTCGGTGAAGTGTTGCAGAACTCCTTTCCTAATTTGGACCCAGATCTGTATTCTTATGTTAATG gCATATTGGAAGATGGCTCAGATGAGATTGACACAGCCGATGACCTCCACGACGCTATTGGGGGGATTTTGCAGCAAGTGGACGAGACCAAGACAGAACAAGATATACAGAAAATCTGCTCCCGACTTTATAACATGATGAAAGG ATCTTtagagaaatcaaatggtgatCACAGACGACTAGATGCTCCAGTGTTTTTAGGTCAAGCAGTGGAGGAGAAAGAAGAAGGAGGCTCTATATGGATAGCTAAGAAAGAAAATGTCACA CAAGTTGACCAGAGAAAACTTGACAAAGCAGAAGCTAAGATCCAGAAGAAACTAGAGAAAAGGTCTCAGCCAGAGATTTCATCTAGACCAGAAGCTCCAAG TATGTCAGATGTTGCCACAGCAAGTCAACAAATCAATCGTAAAGATGAGCGTCTGGACGCATCAGGAAACAACAGATCATGTGATATTCGCATTGAACAGTTTGATGTTTCCTTTGGTAACAG AACATTAATCACAGGAGCAGACGTTCATCTCATATTTGGTCGACGCTACGGATTTGTTGGGAGAAATGGGCTGGGAAAAACAACTCTGTTAAAAATGATATCCAG CCGACAGTTGAAGATCCCATCTCACATCTCCATCTTGCACGTGGAGCAGGAAGTGGTAGGGGATGACACATTGGCGCTGGACAGCGTACTGGAGTGTGACGAGAAACGCCACAGCCTTCTCCAGGAGGAGAAACAGATAAATGCTCAGCTGGCAAAATCAAG TGAAGCAGGAAAGGCTGACGCTGCCATATCTGGTCGTCTGAACGAGATTTACCATGAACTGGAGGCCATGGAAGCAGACAAAGCCCCGGCTAAGGCAGCAGTCATTCTCTGTGGCCTGGGATTTACTACAGAAATGCAGCAGAAAATGACCAA AGAGTTTTCTGGAGGCTGGAGAATGAGACTGGCACTAGCTCGAGCACTTTTCACAAA ACCTGATTTGCTCTTGTTAGATG aaccTACAAACATGTTGGACATGAAGGCCATTATCTGGCTGGAGAATTATTTACAG acaTGGCCCACAACAATCCTGGTTGTTTCCCATGACCGTTCGTTCCTGGACGCAGTGGCCACAGATATTCTGCACATACACTCACAGAGGATTGACACGTACAGGGGCAACTATGAAGTCTTTCACAAAACCCGAGATGAGAAGCTGAAAAACCAGCAGAGAGAGTTTGAGGCTCAGAAACAGTACAGAGATCATATACAG GTTTTCATCGATAGGTTTAGGTACAATGCCAACAGAGCCTCACAAGTTCAAAGCAAGTTAAAGTTGCTGGAAAAATT ACCAGAATTGAAACCTGTAGAAAAAGAAAGTGAAGTGATATTAAA GTTTCAGGATTGTGATAAGTTGTCTCCCCCTATACTACAGCTGGATGAGGTGGAGTTCTATTATAACAAAGACCATGTCATATTCTCAAACATCTGTGTCAACGCCAACATGGGATCGAGAATCTgtata GTGGGTGAGAATGGTGCAGGTAAAACAACGTTATTAAAACTTCTGCTGGGGAGTTTGGACCCTGTGCGAGGGATTCGACATGTTCACAGAAGCCTGCGGATTGGCTACTTCAGTCAGCATCATGTCGACCAGCTCGACATGGGTGCCTCATCAGTGGAGCTTCTCGCAACACGATTTCCAG GTAAACCTGTGGAAGTGTACCGGTCATTCTTGGGCTCTTTCGGGGTGACGGGAGAGTTAGCCACACGTCCTGTGGGGACTTTGTCAGGAGGCCAGAAGAGCCGTGTTGCCCTGGCAACCATGAGCATGACAAT GCCTAACTTCCTCATTCTTGATGAACCCACTAATCACCTGGATATGGAGACAATTGAAGCTTTGGGCAAAGCTCTGGAGAAATTTCAG GGTGGAGTCGTGCTTGTTTCCCACGACGAGCGGCTGATCCGCATGGTGTGTACAGAGATGTGGGTGGT